Genomic window (Paenibacillus sp. PK3_47):
AACAGTTTACGGAAGGGCTGAACCGAAAGGAGAGAGGAAACCGATGCGTTCGCATGAAGAGCAACGACAGCCGAATATCTCGCAAGAGAGCTGCCAGCAAAGAGAAGCGGTGAAGCCGCCAGGGCATGCTGGAGCGCCGAGTTCTTCGTCGGCACAAACCGCCCCTCCCTCTCGCAAAGCAGCGAACAACTTGCTGGAGCGAATGCTCGAAGGAGACAACCTTCGGCTCGCGTATAAACGAGTGGTACAGAACGGAGGAGCCCCCGGTGTGGACTATGTAACGGTAGCGAATCTACAAGCTTACTTGAAAACACATTGGGAACCGGTGAAAGCCGAACTTCTGGCGGGAACTTACAGACCTGCGCCAGTCAAACGGGTGGAAATCCCCAAACCCGGAGGCGGCGTACGGCTGCTGGGCATCCCGACCGTGATGGACCGTTTTCTCCAGCAGGCTCTTCTACAAGTCATGAATCCGATCTTTGACGCAGAATTCTCGTGGTACAGCTACGGCTTTCGACCCGGGAAAAGTGCACATGACGCAGTAAAACAAGCGCAAAGATATATCCAAAAGGGTCTGAGGTGGGTCGTGGACCTCGATCTTGAGAAATTCTTTGACCGGGTAAATCACGACATGCTGATGGCGAGAGTGGCGCGGAAAGTGACAGACAAAAGAGTGCTGACACTGATTCGGGCGTATCTAAACGCCGGAGTCATGGTGAATGGAAAGCTGGAGCACAGCCAGGAAGGAACGCCGCAAGGCGGTCCGCTGAGCCCGCTTTTGGCAAACATTCTGCTGGATGATCTGGATAAGGAATTGACCGTACGTGGCCTGCACTTTGTACGCTATGCGGACGACTGTAATATCTTTGTGGCGAGCAAACGAGCTGGCGAACGGGTCATGGAATCGGTTAGCGGGTTTGTAGAAGGAAAGCTAAAACTGAAAGTGAACCGGGAAAAGAGTGCAGTCGCCAGACCTTGGCACCGGAAGTTTTTAGGATTCAGTTTCCTGAGCCAGAAACAGGCAACCATTCGATTAGCACCGAAGACCATTTCGCGATTCAAGGAGAGAATCCGTGAACTGACAAACCGAACGTGGTCCATTTCCATGGAAGAACGAATTTGCCGACTAAACCGTTATCTGATGGGGTGGCTTGGCTATTTCCATCTAGCGTCGGCGAAGAAACACCTCCAAACGCTGGACCAATGGATTCGGAGAAGGCTGCGAATGTGCCTGTGGAAACAATGGAAGCGAGTGCGCACACGAATCCGCGAACTCCGGGCGCTTGGGGTGCCTGAGTGGGCCTGTTTCACGATGGCCAACTCGCGGCGAGGCGCATGGGAAATGTCCCGGAATACAAATAATGCCCTCCCGACTTCCTATTGGGAAGCGAAAGGGCTGAAAAGCTTGCTTTCACGTTACTTAGAGCTTTGTTAACCTTTTGGAACCG
Coding sequences:
- the ltrA gene encoding group II intron reverse transcriptase/maturase, with protein sequence MRSHEEQRQPNISQESCQQREAVKPPGHAGAPSSSSAQTAPPSRKAANNLLERMLEGDNLRLAYKRVVQNGGAPGVDYVTVANLQAYLKTHWEPVKAELLAGTYRPAPVKRVEIPKPGGGVRLLGIPTVMDRFLQQALLQVMNPIFDAEFSWYSYGFRPGKSAHDAVKQAQRYIQKGLRWVVDLDLEKFFDRVNHDMLMARVARKVTDKRVLTLIRAYLNAGVMVNGKLEHSQEGTPQGGPLSPLLANILLDDLDKELTVRGLHFVRYADDCNIFVASKRAGERVMESVSGFVEGKLKLKVNREKSAVARPWHRKFLGFSFLSQKQATIRLAPKTISRFKERIRELTNRTWSISMEERICRLNRYLMGWLGYFHLASAKKHLQTLDQWIRRRLRMCLWKQWKRVRTRIRELRALGVPEWACFTMANSRRGAWEMSRNTNNALPTSYWEAKGLKSLLSRYLELC